The genomic region ACGGACATGGCAGACATCATAGCAGGGGAGAGCCACGCTGTCAAAACGTCGCCTTCTCCCAAGAATAGATTGACGCGCAACCCGTTCATCGGCATGTCATTCCAAATGTAGGGGCGGGGTTAATCCCCGCCCGTTGATCGGGAGGGCGTAAGGTCCTCCCCTCCATCTCCTGGTACATGCTCTCCGCCATAATCGCGATCCTCTTGCCTTTGAGCCCCATCGAATTCTCCTGAAGTAGCGCGCCGACGCGTCAGGTGACCTTCGCAACGCCATCACCATCGCCCGCTTTCGCTCTGCCAGTCAGGGGAGAGTCGCGCGCTGGGGTGTGGCTGTGGGAATGAGCCTTGACAGCGGTATGATCGAACGATATAAGGGCATGGGTAATGTGATCTCCATCCAAGGGGGGGAACGATGGCGCTAAAGGCCGTCTTGTTCGATGCCGGCAACACCGTGATGCTCATCAACTACGGCGTAGTGGTCGAGGCTTTGGCGGCCGAGGGGTTAGATGTCGAGGAATCGGCAGTGCGGGAGGCGGAGTATCGCGCCCGAGTGCGTCTCGATTCGATCCTGGCCCAGCGCAACTCCACCGAAGCGCCGCAGATCTTCCAGACGTATATGCGCTTTGTCTGTGAGGGCTTGGGTGTGCCCTGGGGGGCAGCCGCCGAGTCGGCCCTTTGTCGGATCTCCGAGTACCACCGGGAGTATAACCTCTGGAACCAACCCAATCCTCAAGCCCATGCTGTCCTTCAGGCGCTGCAAGGCCACGGGCTTACGCTTGGCATGGTCTCGAATTCGAACGGTTGGG from Candidatus Methylomirabilis limnetica harbors:
- a CDS encoding HAD family hydrolase — translated: MALKAVLFDAGNTVMLINYGVVVEALAAEGLDVEESAVREAEYRARVRLDSILAQRNSTEAPQIFQTYMRFVCEGLGVPWGAAAESALCRISEYHREYNLWNQPNPQAHAVLQALQGHGLTLGMVSNSNGWVERLVMESGLRSYFHFVIDSRLVGVEKPDPRIFQIALDQVGISPAEALYIGDLYSIDVVGSRAAGMRAILLDPAGLWDHVDCPKARDLSEAADLVLMQLL